The nucleotide window TGATTTTGCTGATTGTATTGAGGAAGATTGCGAGATCAATTCGTGCAGTGTTTGCTTTTATGGTCCTAATTTCGTGAAAAACTAAAAAAGTAAGTTGGCAAAAACATTGACAGCATATGTATTACACTATAAAATGTAATAGTTGTGAACTCGAAAGGCTTAACTCTGCCAAATGGTGTGAGATTATGATCGATGAATTAAATTCCGCAACAAGGCAATGTTGCCCTGTCCCCGCCATTAAGGATCGAACCTTATTATCTCATGATGAGGCGGCGACCATGGAAGGGGTGTTTAAGGTGCTGGCTAATGGTACGCGTTTACGCATTTTGCATGCTCTTATCCGTAAGCCTGATATTGCCGTTGGAGAGTTGGCTCATTCAATAGGGATGGAGGCACAGGCTGTTTCCAACCAGCTGCGTCGACTCTTGGATAAAGGGATCGTAGTAGCGCAACGGGATGGGAACTTCATTCGATATCAAATCGTGGATGCTTGCACCATCAATCTCCTCAACCAAGGATTCTGTCTGGCATTCTATGGGGCAGACATCAATCCGGCCCCTTGACAGGCACGCGGCGAAATCGACTAACAAGGCAACCAAAGGAGGAAGTAAAAAATGGAAAAGCAAAGTGAAACCAAGCTGGAAAAGAAGGGGTTGTGGTCAATCATTAAGGAGTCTATGAACAAGGCGAGCAGTGGTTGCGGCCCCGAATGTGGGTGTCACTCGGAAAAACCTGGCGGCAAGAGCCAAAATGATAATCCTGTCGAACGTTCATCAGAACAAAAGGAAGGGTAGAATGAGCACCCCAGAAGAAGTTCGGCCGGGGCGCAAGCAAGAAATTTTGGTGTTTGCGCTTGCACCATTGATCGTGGGTATCTTGACACTGGCCGCCTGGCTCTTGGGACGCTGGCAAGTCGGCCCTGTGTATTTTTCCGCTGGCCTGGCTCTGCTGGCCACGGTCTTTGGTGGCTGGCAGCGCTTCCTCTCAGCTTTCCGGGATGTTTTAAATCGCAAGATAACGGTCAATGTGTTCGTAACAGTGGCCATTATTATTACAATAGGCGCTGGAGAGTTCCTCCCTGCAGCGGCCATCATCCTTATCATGGCGGTAGTTGGGTCGTTGGAGTCGTACACCCTCGACAATACCCGTCGGAGCATCCGCGGACTGCTTGACCTCGCCCCGCCAATGGCAACAGTGCGACGCGGCGATTCGGAAGCAACCGTTCCCGTGACAGAATTACAGATTGGGGATATCGTCATTGTGCGTCCGGGTGAACGCATCCCAGTGGATGGTGTGGTTACGGCGGGGATGACGACGGTAAACCAGGCGCCCATCACCGGCGAATCCATGCCGGTAGAGAAATTTATCGGCAGCGAAGTGTTCGGCGGCACCCTCAATGAAAGTGGTC belongs to Geobacter sp. SVR and includes:
- a CDS encoding metalloregulator ArsR/SmtB family transcription factor → MIDELNSATRQCCPVPAIKDRTLLSHDEAATMEGVFKVLANGTRLRILHALIRKPDIAVGELAHSIGMEAQAVSNQLRRLLDKGIVVAQRDGNFIRYQIVDACTINLLNQGFCLAFYGADINPAP